From the genome of Macrobrachium nipponense isolate FS-2020 chromosome 29, ASM1510439v2, whole genome shotgun sequence, one region includes:
- the LOC135206016 gene encoding serine/arginine repetitive matrix protein 1-like translates to MEDMNGALPSQLSDSASSTSEIASLKASLLEMERKLKDKFLPIKRSHPIEVSESSDEAPARSLAPARSQAPVRRKAPTRRDDFHEWREEPEPPTRRKVPEAPGSRRKAPETPEMRRKAPEMHETRRKAPETSEIRRKAPEAPERRRKEPEASEAPEAPERRRKAPETRRKAPEAPELRRKAPRAPETRPKAPEAPDARCKEPEPSAKRRAPESHFRRLTPEVPNIHQGSIRRKELTKLQEPGFRRYESEALSEFEADLEAPLWDFSQDQFSPDRVSRCRTGGRSPCQDGPDSAKMERHSRPSPDRDGSCRTGGRRPCQEGLTVIKGKGQHRPSPGRDSRRRTGGCSPC, encoded by the exons atggaagatatgaatggag ctttaccttctcaATTATCCGACTCGGCAAGTTCAACATCGGAAATTGCAAGTCTGAAGGCTTCACTTTTAGAAATGGAGCGTAAATTAAAGGATAAATTCCTTCCAATAAAAAGATCCCATCCGATAGAAGTCTCTGAGAGCTCAGACGAGGCTCCTGCCAGGAgtctggcgccagccaggagtcaggctcctgtcaggcgcaaagcgcctacaAGGCGAGATGATTTTCATGAATGGAGAGAAGAACCTGAACCTCCTACTAGACGAAAAGTGCCTGAGGCGCCTGgatcgaggcgcaaagcgcctgaaactcctgaaatgaggcgcaaagcgcctgagatgcatgaaacgaggcgcaaagcgcctgaaacttCGGAAATCAGACGCAAAGCGCCTGAGGCTCCTGAAAGGAGACGCAAAGAGCCTGAAGCGTCTGAAGCGCCTGAGGCTCCTGAAAGGagacgcaaagcgcctgaaacgaggcgcaaggcgcctgaaGCTCCTGAattgaggcgcaaagcgcctagaGCGCCTGAAACCAGAcccaaagcgcctgaagcgcctgatgCTAGGTGTAAAGAGCCTGAGCCTTCTGCCAAGCGCCGGGCGCCTGAATCTCATTTCAGGCGCCTCACTCCTGAAGTGCCTAATATCCATCAAGGGTCAATCAGGCGCAAGGAATTAACCAAACTACAGGAACCAGGCTTCAGGCGCTATGAATCAGAAGCTTTATCGGAGTTTGaggcggacttggaggctcctctttgggatttttctcaggATCAGTTTTcacctgacagggtctctagatgtcgcacaggcggccgtagcccctgtCAGGATGGGCCTGATTCTGCGAAAATGGAGagacattcgaggccttctcctgatagggacgggagttgtcgcacaggcggccgtcgtccttgtcaggagggtCTTACTGTAATCAAAGGCAAAGGACAGCATCGGCCTtcacctggcagggactcaagacgtcgcacaggcggctgtagCCCTTGTTAG